The DNA segment TTATTTGGTGCCAATTATTTTGGTCTTTTACTGCCAAACCTAATATAAAGCTAAAAAATTACCAATTCTTTTTATGTGTTGTCATACCATGCCATTTTTTCTAATATAAAAGTAGAGTTAATAATCAAATTACAGATGGCATTAAGATTCTCAGCAATAGCATCATCAAGTGTAGTACGTCGTCGATTGCCCATAGTAGGCGCCTTCTGCGTTCTTACTTTTGGTCTCTCTAATCTTTCAATACAAACTTTTTCTAAAACCGGTTCTGCTCACTCGCTTCCCTTTCCCCCTTTCTTACGGTAATTCTCATTTCTCttgcaattttttatttttattttttataatcagAATCTTGAATTAGTTTGTGGGTTTTTGAGGAAAAGAATATTCCTATCTAGGTTTTGTTTGTTTAATGTTTTAGGTCGAAATTAAGACAGAGTACGAGTGTTAGTAATAGCATCAGAATGGAAGGAAGCAGCAAGATTGTTCCCAGCATTGTTGTCTATGTCACTGTTCCTAACAAAGAATTGGGtttgtcttttttttatttcttctgCTATTCAATTTATAATCTTTTGATAGTTTTGGCATTTCAGTGACTTAGGTACTTGGCTTTATGCACTTTAGATGTTAATAGATAATTTGATAAGTGTTGTTTATGATCATCTTATGAAATGGTAAATCAGGTTGAGGTtttagctgaaatatgatatctGCTGGCATATTAAGCTACTATAACATCGATCTTGACTCATCGTGATATCTTCACTACAGGATCATATACTATGTGTGGTTTAAACTCGATTCTATGGTCTTCCGTtccttttactttttctttttaatgTTCTATATGGTGTACCTTTAGTTCTATTCTTAGACAAAAGTTAaaaaggaagtaaaagaaaataacTTTTTCGAATTTGAGCTCTAGAATTCATGAGTCTTGGTCATTGTGTTAGCGAAAAGAGAACCGGCATTATAATATTGTACTTGTATCAAAGTTCCAAAAGTCACCTAGGATGATCCAAAAGATTGATAGTTGGATAATCTGAGCTTAAGAGCTGCTACTGTTGTCTCAACAAATACTGTATTTATTATCTGTCCAAATGTACCAATTTTAAACATGTTACAAAAAGATGATTTCAGAATAAATGTCCCAATATTTTCAAGGATGCTGCCTTTATGATTGCTTTTGTAATCTCAGTGATTTCTGAAGCTACAGGTGGAAGCTTTAGCATTAATATTTTGGTTTCTGGCTATTTTGCAGGTAAGAAACTAGCAGGGAGCATAGTCAAGGAGAAACTTGCAGCATGTGTTAATCGAGTACCAGGCACGCACAGCTCCTAATTAGTACTCTAACTAGCTAATGTAACCTTCATTTTTCT comes from the Nicotiana sylvestris chromosome 4, ASM39365v2, whole genome shotgun sequence genome and includes:
- the LOC104227964 gene encoding protein CutA, chloroplastic, whose translation is MALRFSAIASSSVVRRRLPIVGAFCVLTFGLSNLSIQTFSKTGSAHSLPFPPFLRSKLRQSTSVSNSIRMEGSSKIVPSIVVYVTVPNKELGKKLAGSIVKEKLAACVNRVPGVESVYEWEGEVQTDSEELLIIKTRESLLEALTEHVKANHEYEVPEVIAMPIVGGSPQYLEWLKNSTREK